In the Chryseobacterium sp. MYb264 genome, one interval contains:
- a CDS encoding cupin-like domain-containing protein: protein MRLSPVQKLKNISTKDFLSTYMKPAKPVIMKDFVAPASPAFTKWNYDYFKEIAGDNKVNIYGSEIESLDRVASKPVGQSTFAKYLDMITTAPTEHRLFLFNLLSIKPELKNDLHYNDVTNGKIIKWLPFMFFGGEGSITRNHVDIDMSHVFITQFQGIKRIWLFPWEQSDLLYKLPYNFHSITNIKEPDYDEFPGLQYLDGYEAIIKPGETLYIPSGWWHYIQYETEGYSVSIRALPSSFIEKWRGFRNLVLIRHFDNVMRTVFKNKWFNFKVRKATRKANRAIKRQKSFQI, encoded by the coding sequence ATGAGATTATCACCAGTACAAAAACTTAAAAATATTTCGACTAAAGACTTCCTCAGCACTTACATGAAACCTGCAAAACCGGTTATTATGAAAGATTTTGTGGCACCGGCAAGTCCGGCCTTTACAAAATGGAATTATGATTACTTTAAAGAAATTGCGGGCGACAATAAAGTTAATATTTACGGTAGTGAAATTGAATCACTGGATCGTGTGGCAAGCAAACCTGTCGGACAGAGCACTTTCGCCAAATATTTAGATATGATTACCACTGCTCCTACTGAGCATCGTCTTTTTTTATTCAATTTATTGAGTATAAAACCGGAATTAAAGAACGACTTACATTATAACGATGTTACCAATGGTAAAATTATAAAATGGCTGCCATTTATGTTTTTCGGAGGCGAAGGTTCTATCACCAGAAATCATGTGGATATTGATATGTCGCATGTTTTTATCACACAGTTTCAGGGAATCAAAAGAATCTGGCTTTTTCCTTGGGAACAATCGGATTTACTGTATAAACTTCCTTATAATTTTCACAGCATTACCAATATTAAAGAACCGGACTATGACGAATTTCCCGGTTTACAATATCTGGACGGTTACGAGGCCATCATAAAACCTGGCGAAACCCTTTATATTCCATCCGGCTGGTGGCATTATATTCAATATGAGACGGAAGGGTATTCCGTTTCCATCAGAGCTTTACCTTCAAGTTTTATTGAAAAATGGAGAGGTTTCAGAAATTTAGTTTTGATCAGACATTTTGACAATGTTATGAGAACTGTTTTTAAGAACAAATGGTTCAATTTTAAAGTAAGAAAAGCCACACGAAAGGCGAACCGAGCGATCAAAAGGCAGAAAAGTTTTCAAATATAA
- a CDS encoding M1 family metallopeptidase has protein sequence MRKFYFLFLSVLSFHQLYSQDENIERKALIEKEMKSFTQKMITYNINPNTLNYDLQYQRMDVALDPAQYQISGTVTSHFKPNQNMSSIYFDLTNVLTVTQVQYHGTNLAFQQLATKELKIDFQTSVPANVVDSLTIHYSGAPATNNNAFSTGSQNGNLILATLNEPFGAQDWFPTKQSMNDKIDRFDFKITTPNQYSVAANGKLMSETSLPDNKKLTFWRTQYPMAAYLVALSITNFVKLNDTMGNPPFPFVNYLYPTTAGNSSVMADINWTKDIMDVFETYFGPYPFRNEKYGHMEFHYNGVCMEHQTMSSMSGWNRPVIAHELAHQWFGDKVTCGAWNDIWLNEGFATFGEHVAREKLLLTHAEFMTYLAGQKDYITQVPTGSTYVSDANAGNQSYIFNGRLSYAKGGYILRMMKWILGDNAFYQAVKEYHSRPDLAYNYVKTSDLQASMMQSTGKDFTEFFNDWVYGEGYPTYDIRWAQSGANQALTFKVSQTQSSPTVSFFEMPLPVKVNGTGGQVAYLTLNNTSNNQYFTEAVSFPVASVQFNYEYQMLERNSTVTKDTTLGTADVSLENFALYPNPAKNELFVKGINRSTEYTIYFVDGKLVEKGTYQPGKSIDIQKLIPGTYVFKINDKNIKFLKK, from the coding sequence ATGAGAAAATTCTACTTTCTGTTTTTAAGTGTGCTTTCATTTCATCAATTGTATTCTCAGGATGAAAATATCGAAAGAAAAGCTTTGATTGAAAAGGAAATGAAGTCATTCACCCAAAAAATGATAACATACAACATCAATCCCAATACATTAAATTACGATTTACAATACCAGAGAATGGATGTGGCTCTGGATCCTGCACAATATCAAATTTCGGGTACCGTGACTTCTCATTTTAAACCAAATCAAAATATGAGCAGTATCTATTTTGATTTGACCAATGTATTAACCGTTACTCAGGTTCAGTATCACGGTACAAATCTGGCTTTTCAGCAGTTGGCAACGAAAGAGCTTAAAATAGATTTTCAGACATCAGTTCCGGCGAATGTAGTGGATTCTTTAACCATTCATTATTCAGGAGCGCCGGCAACCAATAACAATGCTTTTTCTACAGGTTCTCAAAATGGAAATCTCATTTTAGCCACTTTAAATGAACCTTTCGGAGCACAGGACTGGTTTCCGACAAAACAAAGCATGAATGATAAGATCGACCGGTTTGATTTTAAAATTACCACGCCCAATCAATACAGCGTGGCGGCGAACGGGAAGCTGATGTCTGAAACTTCGCTTCCTGATAATAAAAAACTGACTTTCTGGAGAACGCAGTATCCCATGGCGGCTTATCTGGTAGCTTTATCCATTACCAATTTTGTTAAGCTGAATGACACAATGGGAAATCCACCTTTCCCTTTTGTGAATTATCTTTATCCGACCACAGCGGGTAATTCCTCTGTTATGGCTGATATCAACTGGACAAAAGACATCATGGACGTATTTGAAACTTACTTTGGACCTTATCCTTTCAGAAATGAAAAATATGGCCACATGGAGTTTCATTACAACGGAGTTTGTATGGAGCATCAGACGATGTCTTCAATGTCAGGATGGAACAGGCCGGTAATTGCACACGAGCTCGCTCATCAGTGGTTTGGTGATAAAGTAACCTGTGGTGCCTGGAATGATATTTGGCTGAATGAAGGGTTTGCCACTTTCGGTGAGCATGTAGCCAGGGAAAAGCTGCTGCTTACCCATGCTGAATTTATGACTTATCTTGCAGGGCAGAAAGATTATATTACACAAGTTCCAACAGGAAGTACGTACGTTTCGGACGCCAACGCAGGAAATCAATCCTATATTTTCAATGGAAGGCTGTCATATGCAAAAGGAGGCTATATTTTGAGAATGATGAAATGGATCTTAGGTGATAATGCGTTTTATCAGGCTGTAAAAGAATATCATTCGAGACCGGATTTAGCATATAATTATGTGAAAACTTCAGACCTGCAGGCTTCAATGATGCAGTCTACAGGTAAAGATTTTACCGAATTTTTTAATGACTGGGTGTATGGTGAGGGATATCCGACGTATGATATCCGATGGGCGCAATCCGGGGCAAATCAGGCATTGACCTTTAAAGTTTCACAGACACAAAGTAGCCCAACAGTAAGTTTCTTTGAAATGCCTTTGCCGGTAAAAGTAAACGGAACTGGCGGCCAGGTGGCTTATCTTACATTAAATAATACCAGTAACAATCAATATTTTACCGAAGCCGTCTCATTTCCTGTCGCAAGCGTTCAGTTTAACTATGAATATCAGATGCTGGAAAGGAATTCTACGGTAACAAAAGATACAACGTTAGGAACAGCCGATGTAAGTCTTGAGAATTTTGCACTATATCCAAATCCTGCTAAGAATGAATTGTTTGTAAAAGGGATCAATAGATCAACAGAATATACGATTTATTTTGTGGATGGAAAACTGGTTGAAAAGGGAACATATCAACCCGGGAAATCAATTGACATTCAGAAATTAATTCCCGGAACCTATGTTTTTAAGATCAATGATAAAAATATTAAATTCCTGAAAAAATAA
- the dacB gene encoding D-alanyl-D-alanine carboxypeptidase/D-alanyl-D-alanine endopeptidase, whose translation MVNFRKYISSAAVLASGFFLAQSTVSTVLYSQAYDNQKSSLNLPSPITSMVEKTILSPKELVDINVNTMMADPVLKNATWGFVVYDPKTKKVISSYNETTPLVPASTTKLLTTETAMNMLGENYRWMTQLEYSGTVDENGVLDGNLYIVGSGDPSMGTNKAGAASYRDIVSDFVSGISREGIKKVNGDIIIQTALFKGNISKLPENVVWLENNNYYLPAGTTREINPANEKLIVKKNGFSADKKFFYVSPYNNQMVYADKYEGDGILTTKLPDAPAYLANTLRTTLVKSGVAVTGKVTPKMTDATPESRKLVSAYKSPTLGDIIFYTNQHSDNGLAEALLKTVGFQSLGDQTTESGRKVVTGHLKDEGFDMLGLNYMDGSGLSRANNVTPISQVKFLTSLMDEKYYQTYLTSLPIGGQSGTLKRMFLGTGNGQVFAKTGTLNKVKTLAGYLKTNSGRTLVFSLMVNNYAGSVDMVKKRMEKILEPALDL comes from the coding sequence ATGGTAAACTTCAGAAAATATATTTCAAGCGCCGCGGTACTGGCTTCAGGATTTTTCCTGGCTCAGTCTACCGTATCTACGGTTCTATATTCTCAGGCTTATGACAATCAGAAGAGCAGTTTAAACTTACCTTCTCCCATCACTTCGATGGTAGAAAAAACTATTTTGTCGCCTAAAGAACTTGTAGACATTAATGTAAACACAATGATGGCAGATCCCGTGCTGAAAAATGCTACCTGGGGATTTGTAGTCTACGACCCGAAAACGAAGAAGGTAATTTCTTCGTACAACGAAACCACTCCCTTGGTTCCGGCTTCTACCACGAAACTTTTGACCACAGAAACAGCAATGAATATGTTAGGTGAGAACTACCGTTGGATGACGCAGCTGGAATATTCAGGAACAGTGGACGAAAATGGAGTTTTGGACGGAAATCTTTATATCGTAGGCAGCGGAGACCCTTCAATGGGAACCAATAAAGCAGGTGCCGCATCTTACAGAGATATTGTTTCTGACTTCGTGAGCGGAATTTCCCGTGAAGGAATCAAAAAGGTAAACGGTGATATTATCATTCAGACAGCGCTTTTCAAAGGTAACATTTCGAAGCTTCCGGAAAATGTTGTGTGGTTGGAAAATAATAATTACTATTTACCGGCTGGTACTACAAGAGAAATAAACCCAGCGAATGAAAAACTGATCGTAAAGAAAAATGGATTCTCTGCGGATAAGAAATTTTTCTATGTTTCGCCGTATAATAATCAGATGGTATATGCTGATAAATATGAAGGTGATGGGATTTTGACGACAAAATTACCGGATGCACCAGCTTATCTGGCGAATACTTTAAGAACTACTTTGGTGAAAAGCGGTGTAGCAGTGACCGGAAAAGTTACGCCTAAAATGACAGATGCTACGCCTGAAAGCAGAAAACTCGTTTCGGCATACAAATCTCCGACTTTGGGTGATATTATTTTTTATACCAATCAGCACAGTGATAATGGTTTGGCAGAAGCCTTGTTAAAAACAGTTGGTTTCCAGAGTTTGGGGGATCAAACCACTGAATCGGGCAGAAAAGTAGTGACCGGACACTTAAAAGATGAAGGTTTTGATATGTTAGGGCTAAATTACATGGACGGAAGCGGACTTTCAAGAGCGAATAACGTAACGCCGATTTCTCAGGTGAAGTTCCTGACTTCTTTAATGGATGAAAAATATTATCAGACCTATTTAACGTCATTGCCGATTGGCGGACAGTCCGGAACGTTAAAAAGAATGTTCCTGGGAACAGGGAACGGACAGGTTTTTGCTAAAACAGGTACTTTAAATAAAGTGAAAACTTTGGCAGGTTATCTGAAGACCAATTCTGGAAGAACACTGGTTTTCTCTCTAATGGTAAACAATTATGCAGGTTCTGTAGACATGGTAAAGAAAAGAATGGAAAAAATTCTTGAGCCGGCTTTGGATCTTTAA
- the priA gene encoding replication restart helicase PriA, translated as MNYAQIVLPLNLKGSFTYKVPEELVSEIQIGMRVLVPFGGKKIYTGIVFEFHDNEPIEFVAKEVISILDDKPIVPQEQIKFWNWLSEYYLCGLGEIYRFAFPSSLKLESETYLKLKPNVKVEFENLDVNEMYLIQALEVRQLINLSDIEAFIPKKDIIKTINSLIDLQYIEIDEKIAEKYKAKEVAYVKINNEVLERQNLTEILLLLKRAQKQKDLFLHILETQTENPDVPIKKSELFEDGYFGSSHFKALADKGLVEEYYMQKDRIESYEGEIEEIEELSEAQKSAKAEVDEAFEEGQNVLLHGVTSSGKTHIYLEKIEECIQEGKNVLFLLPEIALTKQITQRLEKKYGRQLGFYHQKLTDFERVEVWRRIRQNDIKILIGTRNALFLPFQNLGLVIVDEEHDSAYKPREVSPNFNAKDAALVFGNFYGARVILGSATPSVESYYNARKDKMKYVFLEERFGNVNLPEYELINFKEAQDSKKVSGNFSLHLIDEIKKVVDEKNQAIVLHNRRGYANVVECESCGYVNYCSNCDVVMTYHKAANEMKCHYCGQRASKPKTCPKCQSENLNERGVGVEQIHEEVVKLFPENEVDRMDVDSMRKKFAYEKLYEKIEEGETDIVVGTQMISKGLDFDHIELVAIPKADSMLYVQDFRAEERAYQLITQVSGRAGRTSGKGKILIQTFNPDHPVFQLIKMNNPAKVYKYILTERQKFHYPPFTKLIMIELKHIKEDKVNRASQFLGSILRKYLPEDCVLGPEKAPIARLNNLYQFQIMLKLPRGKKYEEYKKLVLQSITEFEEITAYQSIKKQVLVDF; from the coding sequence TTGAATTACGCTCAAATTGTTTTACCGTTAAACTTAAAAGGATCTTTCACGTATAAAGTTCCTGAAGAATTAGTATCTGAAATTCAAATCGGAATGAGGGTTTTGGTTCCGTTTGGTGGTAAGAAGATTTATACGGGAATTGTTTTTGAATTTCATGACAATGAGCCGATCGAGTTTGTGGCAAAAGAGGTGATCAGTATTTTAGATGACAAACCGATTGTTCCACAAGAGCAGATTAAATTCTGGAACTGGCTTTCAGAATATTACCTATGCGGGTTGGGTGAGATTTACCGTTTTGCGTTTCCTTCTTCTTTAAAGCTGGAAAGTGAAACTTATTTAAAATTAAAACCCAATGTAAAAGTTGAATTCGAGAACCTTGATGTCAACGAAATGTATCTGATTCAGGCATTGGAAGTCCGTCAGCTGATCAATTTATCAGATATTGAAGCCTTTATTCCAAAGAAAGATATCATTAAAACGATCAATTCACTGATCGATTTGCAGTATATTGAAATCGACGAAAAAATCGCTGAAAAGTATAAAGCCAAAGAAGTAGCGTATGTGAAAATCAATAATGAGGTGCTGGAGAGACAAAATCTTACGGAGATCCTTTTATTATTGAAAAGAGCACAGAAACAGAAAGATCTCTTCCTTCATATTTTAGAAACGCAGACTGAAAATCCGGATGTTCCGATCAAGAAATCAGAATTATTTGAGGATGGTTATTTTGGGAGTTCTCATTTCAAAGCGTTAGCTGACAAAGGTTTGGTTGAAGAATATTATATGCAGAAAGACCGGATTGAAAGCTACGAAGGCGAAATCGAAGAGATTGAAGAACTTTCGGAAGCTCAGAAATCAGCGAAAGCTGAAGTGGATGAAGCGTTTGAAGAAGGCCAGAATGTCTTGCTTCACGGCGTAACGTCATCAGGAAAAACGCATATCTATTTAGAGAAAATTGAAGAATGCATTCAGGAAGGTAAAAACGTACTTTTCCTGCTTCCGGAAATTGCTTTAACTAAACAGATTACCCAAAGATTAGAAAAAAAATACGGTAGGCAGCTTGGTTTTTATCATCAGAAACTCACCGATTTTGAACGGGTGGAAGTCTGGCGAAGAATCCGTCAGAATGATATTAAAATCCTCATCGGAACACGAAATGCATTGTTTTTACCTTTTCAGAATCTTGGATTGGTAATTGTAGATGAAGAGCATGATTCTGCATATAAGCCGAGGGAAGTTTCTCCCAATTTTAATGCAAAGGATGCCGCTTTGGTTTTCGGAAATTTTTATGGAGCCAGGGTTATTTTAGGTTCGGCAACACCTTCTGTGGAAAGTTATTACAATGCACGAAAGGATAAAATGAAATATGTTTTCCTGGAAGAGCGTTTCGGAAATGTGAATCTTCCCGAATATGAACTCATTAACTTTAAAGAAGCCCAGGACTCTAAAAAGGTGTCAGGAAATTTCTCACTGCACTTAATTGATGAAATTAAAAAAGTGGTCGATGAAAAAAATCAGGCGATTGTTCTTCACAACCGCCGTGGTTATGCCAATGTGGTGGAATGTGAATCCTGTGGCTACGTGAATTATTGTTCCAATTGTGATGTTGTGATGACCTATCATAAGGCTGCAAATGAAATGAAATGCCATTATTGCGGTCAGAGAGCTTCAAAACCGAAGACCTGCCCGAAGTGTCAGTCTGAAAACCTGAATGAAAGAGGAGTAGGAGTCGAGCAGATTCATGAAGAAGTGGTCAAATTATTCCCTGAAAATGAAGTAGACCGAATGGACGTGGATTCTATGAGAAAGAAATTTGCCTACGAAAAGTTATACGAAAAAATTGAAGAAGGAGAGACAGATATTGTGGTGGGAACTCAGATGATCTCTAAAGGTTTAGACTTTGATCATATTGAATTGGTGGCCATTCCTAAGGCAGATTCGATGTTATATGTTCAGGATTTCAGAGCCGAGGAAAGGGCCTATCAACTGATTACACAGGTTTCCGGGAGAGCGGGGAGAACCTCTGGAAAAGGGAAGATTTTAATTCAGACCTTCAATCCTGATCATCCCGTTTTTCAATTGATTAAAATGAATAATCCGGCCAAGGTCTATAAATACATTTTAACGGAAAGACAGAAATTCCACTATCCGCCGTTCACAAAACTCATCATGATCGAGCTGAAACACATTAAAGAAGACAAGGTAAACCGTGCTTCTCAGTTTTTAGGCTCTATTTTAAGAAAATATCTTCCAGAAGATTGTGTTTTAGGTCCTGAAAAAGCACCTATTGCAAGGCTTAATAATCTGTATCAGTTTCAGATTATGCTGAAGCTTCCGCGCGGTAAAAAGTATGAAGAATATAAGAAGCTGGTTTTACAAAGTATCACCGAGTTTGAAGAAATTACTGCTTATCAAAGTATTAAAAAACAGGTTTTAGTGGATTTTTAA
- a CDS encoding AEC family transporter → MVNFVLIAVCILAGMIFKATKSIHPDAHKGINTWILYLALPAVSFKYLPKVHWTTEMLFPIIATFLTSVFCFFFMMFYSKRKGYSRRSRSTLELVSGYSNTSFLGFPLVSAFYGESLLSIAIICDQTMFFSLSTLGIIAALKGGSQSGNVSAKFILKRLITFPPLVGCIAALVLSQFFDFTLAEPFFDKLAATVSPLALFSVGLQLKFNGWKKLIPQMSMSMLYKLILAPAITLGLAFLFGIKGNIAKITIFESAMPAVLTSSIIAEQFRLNTKLTNLTIGFSIIVGLFTSAIWYYITESIF, encoded by the coding sequence ATGGTAAATTTTGTTCTGATCGCGGTATGTATTTTGGCAGGAATGATCTTCAAAGCAACAAAATCCATCCATCCCGATGCACACAAAGGCATCAATACCTGGATTCTGTATCTGGCACTTCCCGCAGTATCATTCAAATATCTGCCTAAAGTTCACTGGACGACAGAAATGCTTTTCCCCATCATTGCAACCTTTCTTACCTCGGTTTTCTGCTTTTTCTTCATGATGTTTTACAGCAAAAGAAAAGGATATTCAAGGCGGTCGAGAAGCACGTTGGAATTGGTAAGCGGCTACAGCAATACCTCATTTTTAGGCTTTCCGTTGGTTTCTGCTTTTTATGGCGAAAGCCTTTTAAGTATTGCCATCATCTGTGATCAGACCATGTTTTTTTCACTTTCTACGTTAGGAATTATTGCGGCATTAAAAGGAGGAAGCCAATCGGGAAACGTAAGCGCAAAGTTCATTTTAAAAAGATTGATCACTTTCCCGCCATTAGTTGGGTGTATCGCCGCATTAGTATTGTCTCAGTTTTTCGATTTTACTTTGGCAGAGCCGTTTTTCGATAAACTGGCGGCAACGGTAAGCCCATTGGCTTTATTCTCGGTGGGACTGCAACTGAAATTCAACGGTTGGAAAAAACTTATTCCTCAAATGTCTATGTCCATGCTCTATAAGCTCATTCTGGCTCCTGCCATTACGCTTGGCTTAGCATTTCTGTTCGGAATAAAGGGGAACATCGCAAAAATAACTATTTTTGAATCTGCCATGCCAGCCGTTCTTACTTCGAGTATTATCGCTGAACAATTTCGCTTGAATACCAAGCTTACCAATCTCACAATCGGTTTTAGCATCATTGTAGGACTTTTTACCTCGGCGATTTGGTATTATATTACTGAATCAATATTTTAA
- a CDS encoding beta-mannosidase, giving the protein MNKILLFSFILIQTFINAQNSERNLSSEKWQFKNVRENIWLPATVPGTVHLDLMNNQIIPDPFKDENEKKVQWIENEDWDYQTSFKISSNELKNQNINLVFNGLDTFSEIYLNGKLLKKTDNMFRKWGIPVKTYLKSGDNVLQIKFKSAVNIGKELAKKVPFTIPESPRSFVRKAQYQFGWDWGPRLVTTGIWKDVKLEFWNSAQLENVKIEQKVLTKEKAELNIYTEILTDKEGKYSVLINNKINQIQLKKGKNTIQTPFIIDNPKLWQPNGWGDPNLYDIKISLQKDSKILAEATERIGLRTIELIQEKDEKGKSFYFKVNGNPMYAKGTNWIPSDSFTPRISKEKYQKLIKDSKEANMNMIRVWGGGIYEDDEFYKACDENGILVWQDFMFAGTFYPADKNFLDNVKEEVKYQVNRLQNHASLALWCGNNEIDEAIVNWGYQKQLNYSKEDSIQVWKDYKKVFHEVIPNAIHEVAAKDKSIYWESSPSIGWGHKESLTEGDSHYWGVWWGEQPFEIFNEKVPRFASEYGFQGMPTLETTKSMFSGKPDLSLQNETIKAHEKHSRGWEIIDLYMKRDYKIPTDFVKYNYVSQLLQARGMQIAIEAHRRSQPYNMGTLYWQLNDCWPVVSWSSIDYLGNWKALHYQVKRSFENQVIVTEEKEGILNFYAINDDLKKFEDVNVEIQVTDFNGKILNDLTTVLQGKTLDRMVKFNDLEIKNIIKYANPNEVFLKLILKDGNKKIITQNNHFFAKPKDLKLSQPNIRIRKISSTEIEVSTDVLAKDVYLMGDTHFSDNFFDLLPKTARKITLSKPLEKVEVMSLFDTMN; this is encoded by the coding sequence ATGAACAAAATTTTACTTTTTTCTTTTATTCTTATACAAACTTTCATCAACGCTCAAAATTCTGAGCGCAATTTATCTTCCGAAAAATGGCAGTTCAAAAACGTCAGGGAAAATATATGGTTGCCCGCCACGGTCCCGGGAACGGTTCATTTGGATTTGATGAATAACCAAATTATTCCAGATCCTTTCAAAGATGAAAATGAAAAAAAAGTACAGTGGATTGAAAATGAAGATTGGGATTATCAGACGAGTTTTAAGATTTCTTCAAACGAATTAAAGAATCAAAATATCAATTTGGTTTTTAACGGATTGGATACGTTTTCTGAAATTTATCTGAATGGGAAATTGTTGAAGAAAACTGATAATATGTTCAGAAAATGGGGGATTCCTGTGAAAACATATTTGAAAAGCGGAGATAATGTATTACAAATCAAATTTAAATCTGCAGTAAATATTGGAAAAGAATTGGCTAAAAAAGTTCCTTTTACGATCCCGGAATCTCCGAGAAGCTTTGTGAGAAAAGCGCAGTATCAGTTTGGCTGGGATTGGGGTCCAAGATTAGTGACGACAGGAATCTGGAAAGATGTAAAGTTGGAATTCTGGAATTCTGCTCAACTTGAAAATGTAAAAATTGAACAAAAAGTTTTAACCAAAGAAAAAGCAGAATTAAATATTTACACTGAAATTCTTACGGATAAAGAAGGGAAATATTCTGTTTTAATTAATAATAAAATCAATCAAATTCAATTAAAAAAGGGAAAAAATACAATTCAGACTCCTTTTATTATTGATAATCCAAAACTTTGGCAACCGAACGGTTGGGGTGATCCGAATTTGTATGATATCAAGATTTCTTTACAAAAAGACTCGAAAATTTTAGCTGAAGCAACTGAAAGAATTGGTTTGAGAACGATTGAATTAATTCAGGAAAAAGATGAAAAGGGAAAATCATTTTACTTCAAGGTGAATGGAAATCCGATGTATGCAAAAGGTACCAACTGGATTCCTTCAGACAGTTTTACACCGAGAATTAGCAAAGAAAAATATCAAAAACTTATCAAAGATTCTAAAGAAGCGAATATGAATATGATTCGTGTTTGGGGAGGCGGAATTTACGAAGATGACGAATTTTACAAAGCTTGCGATGAAAACGGAATTTTGGTTTGGCAGGATTTTATGTTTGCAGGAACTTTTTACCCTGCAGATAAAAATTTTCTGGATAATGTAAAAGAAGAAGTAAAATATCAGGTCAATCGACTTCAGAACCATGCTTCACTGGCTTTATGGTGCGGAAATAATGAAATTGATGAAGCGATTGTTAACTGGGGCTATCAGAAACAGCTCAATTATTCGAAGGAAGATTCAATTCAGGTTTGGAAGGATTATAAAAAGGTTTTTCATGAAGTGATTCCGAATGCAATTCATGAAGTTGCTGCAAAAGATAAATCGATTTATTGGGAAAGTTCACCATCAATCGGTTGGGGGCACAAAGAAAGCTTAACAGAAGGAGATTCTCATTATTGGGGCGTTTGGTGGGGCGAGCAGCCATTTGAAATTTTCAATGAAAAAGTTCCGAGATTTGCTTCTGAATATGGTTTTCAGGGAATGCCGACGCTGGAAACCACAAAATCTATGTTTTCAGGGAAACCGGATTTAAGCTTACAGAACGAAACGATAAAAGCGCACGAAAAACATTCCAGAGGTTGGGAAATCATCGATTTGTACATGAAAAGGGATTATAAAATTCCAACTGATTTTGTGAAATATAATTACGTTTCCCAATTGCTTCAGGCTCGCGGAATGCAGATTGCTATTGAAGCGCATCGCCGCTCACAACCTTACAATATGGGAACTTTATACTGGCAGTTGAATGACTGCTGGCCGGTAGTTTCATGGTCATCCATTGATTATTTGGGAAACTGGAAAGCGCTGCATTATCAGGTAAAAAGGAGTTTTGAAAATCAGGTGATTGTAACGGAAGAAAAAGAAGGGATTCTGAATTTTTATGCCATTAATGATGATTTGAAAAAGTTTGAAGACGTAAACGTAGAAATTCAGGTTACGGATTTTAATGGGAAGATATTGAATGATTTAACAACTGTTCTCCAGGGAAAAACATTAGATCGAATGGTGAAATTTAATGATCTCGAAATTAAGAATATCATCAAATATGCGAATCCAAATGAAGTCTTTTTAAAATTGATCTTAAAAGACGGAAACAAGAAGATAATAACTCAGAATAATCACTTCTTTGCGAAGCCAAAAGATTTAAAACTATCCCAACCAAATATTAGGATCCGGAAAATATCTTCGACAGAAATTGAAGTTTCCACGGACGTCTTGGCTAAAGATGTTTATCTGATGGGAGACACTCACTTCAGTGATAATTTCTTTGATCTTTTACCGAAGACCGCCAGAAAAATTACACTTTCAAAACCTTTGGAAAAAGTGGAGGTGATGAGCCTTTTTGATACGATGAATTAA
- a CDS encoding GxxExxY protein — MTENELSYKIIGAALEVHRTLGVGLLENAYELALAYELKELGLKVESQVSLPLRYKDELIGNAYKLDLIIENKVIVEIKSTLEIHPVFYSQVLTYLKLTNIKLGLLINFNTPLLKDGIHRIVNKL, encoded by the coding sequence ATGACAGAAAATGAATTATCCTATAAAATAATAGGAGCAGCTTTAGAAGTACATCGAACATTAGGAGTGGGTTTATTGGAAAATGCATATGAATTAGCTTTAGCTTATGAATTAAAAGAATTAGGTTTAAAAGTTGAATCACAAGTTTCATTACCTCTTAGATACAAAGATGAATTGATTGGTAATGCCTATAAACTCGATTTAATTATAGAAAATAAAGTAATCGTTGAAATAAAATCAACATTAGAAATCCATCCTGTTTTTTATTCTCAAGTATTAACTTATTTAAAATTGACCAATATTAAGCTCGGACTTCTTATTAATTTTAACACACCCCTACTCAAAGACGGAATTCATCGAATTGTAAATAAATTATAA